In one Drosophila pseudoobscura strain MV-25-SWS-2005 chromosome X, UCI_Dpse_MV25, whole genome shotgun sequence genomic region, the following are encoded:
- the bou gene encoding uncharacterized protein bou, whose product MSSLSQWWIASLLCLCLCLCLVPFGEAIECYVCDTSDTEHPFQCGEWFERYDQPDIQPQNCSSVHGAQFCVKHVGRFEGGIGAKRFCSSKDLGNYCDYVRNKGDRMDYRSCIYTCDSDGCNGAVSQLTRPFGNGKWGVAGLMLALWLIWQR is encoded by the coding sequence ATGTCATCGCTGTCCCAGTGGTGGATCGCATcgctgctctgcctctgcttgtgcctgtgcctggtgCCCTTTGGTGAGGCCATCGAGTGCTATGTGTGCGATACGAGCGACACGGAGCATCCCTTCCAGTGCGGCGAGTGGTTCGAGCGGTACGATCAGCCGGACATCCAGCCGCAGAACTGCTCCAGCGTCCATGGGGCCCAGTTTTGTGTGAAGCATGTCGGCCGCTTCGAGGGCGGCATTGGAGCGAAGCGCTTCTGCAGCTCCAAGGATCTGGGCAACTATTGTGACTACGTGCGGAACAAGGGTGACCGCATGGActatcgcagctgcatctacACCTGCGACTCAGATGGTTGCAATGGCGCCGTTTCCCAGCTGACGAGGCCCTTTGGCAACGGTAAATGGGGTGTGGCCGGCCTGATGCTTGCGCTCTGGCTCATCTGGCAACGCTGA
- the cm gene encoding AP-3 complex subunit mu-2: MIHSLFIVNSGGEVFLEKHWRSVVSRSVCEYFLDAQRAAPYDVPPVIATPHYYLITVQREAVSLVAACKQEVPPLFVIEFLHRVVDTFQDYFGDCSETVIKDNYVVVYELLDEMLDNGFPLATESNILKELIKPPNILRTIANTVTGKSNVSTILPSGQLSAIPWRRSGVRYTNNEAYFDVIEEVDAIIDKSGSTVFAEIQGHIDCCIKLSGMPDLTLSFMNPRLFDDVSFHPCVRFKRWEAERLLSFIPPDGNFRLMSYHISSQSVVAIPIYIRHNFSIKTGEQGRLDLTIGPRNTLGRTVDKVKLELTMPRCVLNCLLTPNQGKYTFDSVSKTLSWDVGRIDVSKLPNIRGSVSITPGTTNIDANPSVNVQFQISQLAVSGLKVNRLDMYGEKYKPFKGVKYLTKAGKFQVRM; this comes from the exons ATGATTCACAGTCTGTTTATTGTTAACAGCGGGGG CGAAGTTTTCCTAGAGAAGCACTGGCGGTCCGTCGTTTCGCGATCCGTTTGCGAATATTTTCTCGATGCCCAGCGCGCTGCACCATAT GATGTGCCGCCGGTGATAGCCACGCCCCACTACTACCTCATCACCGTGCAGCGGGAGGCGGTCTCCCTGGTGGCCGCCTGCAAGCAGGAGGTGCCGCCGCTCTTTGTGATCGAGTTCCTGCACCGTGTGGTGGACACCTTCCAGGACTACTTCGGCGACTGCTCGGAGACGGTGATCAAGGACAACTATGTCGTTGTCTACGAGCTGCTCGACGAGATGCTGGACAACGGCTTCCCCCTGGCCACGGAGAGCAATATCCTGAAGGAGCTGATCAAGCCGCCGAACATACTCCGCACCATTGCCAACACCGTCACCGGCAAGAGCAA TGTCAGCACCATCCTGCCGTCGGGCCAGCTATCGGCCATACCCTGGCGCCGGAGCGGTGTGCGCTACACCAACAACGAGGCCTACTTTGACGTCATCGAGGAGGTGGATGCCATCATTGATAAGTCCGGATCGACTGTTTTTGCCGAAATCCAGGGGCAT ATCGATTGCTGCATCAAGCTGTCGGGCATGCCGGATCTTACCTTGTCGTTTATGAATCCACGCCTCTTCGACGACGTCTCGTTCCATCCGTGCGTGCGCTTCAAGCGCTGGGAGGCCGAGCGCCTGCTCTCCTTCATTCCGCCCGATGGAAATTTCCGCCTGATGTCCTACCACATAAGTTCGCAGTCCGTGGTGGCCATACCCATTTACATTCGCCACAATTTCTCAATTAAGACGGGCGAACAGGGACGCCTGGATCTGACCATCGGACCGCGCAACACTCTGGGACGCACCGTGGACAAGGTGAAGTTGGAGCTAACTATGCCGCGGTGCGTTCTGAATTGCCTGCTGACGCCAAATCAGGGAAAGTACACCTTCGATTCGGTCAGCAAGACGCTGTCCTGGGATGTGGGCCGCATCGATGTCTCCAAGCTGCCCAACATAAGGGGATCG GTGTCCATCACACCGGGCACGACCAACATCGATGCCAATCCGTCGGTGAATGTGCAGTTCCAGATCTCCCAGCTGGCCGTCTCCGGGCTGAAGGTGAATCGCCTGGACATGTACGGGGAGAAGTACAAGCCCTTCAAGGGCGTCAAATACCTGACAAAGGCGGGCAAATTTCAAGTGCGAATGTAG
- the Inx7 gene encoding innexin inx7 encodes MLNTFSSVRQYLKFDITRVIIDNIVFKLHYRWTFVILLVATLLITSRQYIGEHIQCISDAVIAPVINTFCFFTPTFTVVKHYNNTALKNGEIFSPGIGPFNQNEDKIKRHGYYQWVPFVLFFQALCFYVPHFLWKKWEGGRVKALVFGLRMVGLTKYLKNDSLRIGKLNIPSMAEADERIKDIRRTMIDRMRLNQSWGAHLVFAEVLNLVNLLLQITWTNRFLAGEFLTLGPKALHSRWVDEMNALDIVFPKVTKCKFFKFGASGSLQEHDTLCVMALNIMNEKIYVILWFWYAFLLIVTVLGLVWRLLTLFFYKNLTFTRWSLYWAKPGRVDENEISAVIDKCNFSNWMFLFFLRTNLSEFLFKKIIYHLASEFPDPDRDNDINAYRDRAPHYPDISGLDTTDSPLLHQRHPSTAPHQLPSTSGISTKQPV; translated from the exons ATGCTGAACACATTCAGCTCGGTGAGGCAGTACCTCAAATTCGATATTACGCGGGTGATCATCGACAATATTGTCTTCAAGCTGCACTATCGCTGGACCTTTGTCATCCTGCTGGTGGCCACACTGCTGATCACCTCCCGCCAGTACATTGGCGAACATATCCAGTGTATATCCGATGCTGTGATTGCACCGGTGATCAATACCTTTTGCTTCTTTACGCCCACTTTTACTGTG GTGAAGCACTACAACAATACTGCCTTAAAGAATGGTGAAATCTTCTCGCCTGGTATCGGACCGTTCAATCAAAATGAGGATAAGATCAAGCGCCATGGCTACTATCAGTGGGTGCCGTTTGTGCTGTTCTTCCAGGCGCTCTGCTTCTATGTGCCGCACTTTCTATGGAAGAAGTGGGAGGGCGGACGGGTCAAGGCCTTGGTCTTTGGCCTCCGGATGGTGGGCCTCACCAAATACCTCAAGAACGATAGTCTGCGGATTGGCAAGCTGAACATACCCTCGATGGCGGAGGCCGATGAGCGGATAAAGGACATCCGTCGGACAATGATCGATCGCATGCGATTGAATCAGTCTTGGGGCGCACATTTGGTGTTTGCGGAGGTGCTCAATCTGGTGAATCTGCTGTTGCAGATCACCTGGACGAACCGCTTCCTGGCCGGAGAGTTCCTCACACTGGGCCCGAAGGCTCTGCATTCCCGATGGGTGGACGAGATGAATGCCTTGGATATCGTCTTCCCCAAGGTGACCAAGTGTAAGTTCTTCAAGTTTGGTGCCTCCGGATCACTGCAGGAGCACGACACCCTCTGTGTGATGGCCCTGAACATCATGAACGAGAAAATCTATGTGATATTGTGGTTCTGGTATGCGTTCCTGTTGATTGTCACCGTTCTGGGCCTAGTCTGGCGACTTCTGACGCTGTTCTTTTACAAAAA CTTGACATTTACCCGCTGGTCCCTGTATTGGGCAAAGCCGGGTAGAGTGGACGAGAACGAGATCTCTGCGGTGATCGACAAGTGCAACTTCTCCAACTGGATGTTCCTTTTCTTTCTGCGCACCAACTTATCCGAGTTCCTGTTCAAGAAGATCATCTATCATCTGGCCAGCGAGTTCCCCGATCCCGATCGCGACAACGACATCAATGCGTATCGCGATCGTGCACCCCACTATCCGGACATTAGTGGCCTGGACACAACGGATTCTCCCCTGCTGCATCAGCGTCATCCATCCACAGCTCCGCACCAGCTTCCATCGACGTCAGGGATATCCACCAAACAGCCAGTCTGA
- the Inx2 gene encoding innexin inx2 has product MFDVFGSVKGLLKIDQVCIDNNVFRMHYKATVIILIAFSLLVTSRQYIGDPIDCIVDEIPLGVMDTYCWIYSTFTVPERLTGVTGRDVVQPGVGSHVEGKDAVKYHKYYQWVCFVLFFQAILFYVPRYLWKSWEGGRLKMLVMDLNSPIVNDECKNDRKKILVDYFIGNLNRHNFYAFRFFVCEALNFVNVIGQIYFVDFFLDGEFSTYGSDVLKFTEMEPDERIDPMARVFPKVTKCTFHKYGPSGDVQKFDGLCVLPLNIVNEKIYVFLWFWFIILSILSGISLIYRIAVVAGPKLRHLLLRARSRLAESEEVEQVANKCNIGDWFLLYQLGKNIDPLIYKEVISDLSREMVDDEQSAHKRPFDA; this is encoded by the coding sequence ATGTTTGACGTATTCGGCTCCGTTAAGGGCCTGCTGAAGATCGACCAGGTGTGCATCGACAACAATGTATTCCGGATGCACTACAAAGCCACCGTGATCATCCTGATCGCCTTCTCCCTGCTGGTGACATCTCGCCAGTATATCGGGGATCCGATCGACTGCATCGTCGACGAGATACCCCTGGGTGTGATGGACACCTACTGCTGGATCTATTCGACATTCACAGTCCCGGAACGCCTCACCGGTGTGACCGGCAGGGATGTGGTCCAGCCGGGCGTTGGCTCCCATGTGGAGGGGAAGGATGCGGTCAAGTACCACAAGTACTACCAGTGGGTGTGCTTTGTGCTCTTCTTCCAGGCGATACTCTTCTACGTGCCGCGCTACCTATGGAAGTCGTGGGAGGGCGGACGTCTCAAGATGCTCGTGATGGACCTGAACAGCCCGATCGTGAACGATGAGTGCAAAAACGATCGCAAGAAGATCCTCGTCGACTACTTCATTGGCAATCTGAATCGGCACAACTTCTACGCCTTCCGCTTCTTCGTCTGCGAGGCCCTCAATTTTGTGAATGTGATTGGACAGATCTACTTTGTGGACTTCTTCCTCGACGGCGAGTTCAGCACATACGGCAGCGATGTGCTCAAGTTCACCGAAATGGAGCCCGATGAGCGCATCGATCCGATGGCGCGGGTCTTTCCAAAGGTCACGAAGTGTACGTTCCACAAATACGGTCCCTCCGGCGATGTGCAGAAGTTCGACGGACTGTGCGTGCTGCCGTTAAACATTGTCAACGAGAAGATCTACGTGTTCCTGTGGTTCTGGTTCATCATCCTCAGCATATTATCGGGCATCTCGCTCATCTACCGCATCGCCGTCGTTGCCGGCCCCAAGCTCCGTCACCTGCTCCTCCGCGCCCGTTCCCGCCTGGCCGAGAGCGAGGAGGTCGAGCAAGTGGCCAACAAGTGCAACATCGGTGACTGGTTCCTGCTCTACCAGCTGGGAAAGAACATCGATCCACTCATCTACAAGGAGGTGATATCCGATCTCTCGCGCGAAATGGTCGACGATGAGCAAAGTGCTCACAAGCGACCATTCGATGCCTAA